From Eleftheria terrae, the proteins below share one genomic window:
- a CDS encoding ABC transporter substrate-binding protein: MSSLTHAFRRFLPSLHRSLIALAVVACAGAAQADVVVAQVAPFSGPQAVTGRAIHAGVKLYIDSVNARGGVRGQRIKLVTRDDMQQPENTVRLVKEVVQQESPVALIGTVGTTNLEALARDGVLDKQRISMVGAVSGAASVAQSRTLRVVKASYHDEVGSLFKRLSQLGLNRVGVVFQDDGLGKDVNVGVDKAARQYGITIVNSTGYARNTTEVSTAVNNMLKANPQVIFLGATTAAAVQFVKQYGAAGGQATMYGMSIIDTDTLLKALGPDRARGYAFSVVLPLSSKTDREVVREFQRLRETANNPDLSARSMEGFIAAKALVKAIEKAPRLSADAVSTALDSASELDVGGYRLDFTKADRSGSRYVDFAMIGDGGKIVQ; encoded by the coding sequence ATGTCCAGCCTCACTCACGCTTTCCGTCGTTTCCTGCCCTCCTTGCACCGTTCCCTGATCGCGCTGGCTGTCGTGGCCTGCGCCGGCGCGGCCCAGGCCGACGTCGTGGTGGCCCAGGTGGCGCCTTTCAGCGGCCCGCAGGCGGTGACGGGTCGCGCCATCCATGCCGGCGTCAAGCTTTACATCGACTCGGTGAACGCACGCGGCGGCGTGCGCGGCCAGCGCATCAAGCTGGTCACGCGCGACGACATGCAACAGCCCGAGAACACCGTGCGCCTGGTGAAGGAAGTGGTGCAGCAGGAGTCGCCGGTGGCCCTGATCGGCACCGTCGGCACCACCAACCTGGAGGCGCTGGCCCGTGACGGGGTGCTCGACAAGCAGCGCATTTCCATGGTGGGCGCGGTGTCGGGCGCCGCCAGCGTGGCGCAGTCGCGCACGCTGCGGGTGGTGAAGGCAAGCTACCACGACGAGGTGGGCAGCCTGTTCAAGCGGCTTTCGCAGCTCGGCCTCAACCGCGTCGGCGTCGTGTTCCAGGACGACGGACTGGGCAAGGACGTCAATGTCGGCGTCGACAAGGCCGCCCGCCAGTACGGCATCACCATCGTCAACAGCACCGGCTACGCCCGCAACACCACCGAGGTGAGCACCGCGGTGAACAACATGCTGAAGGCCAATCCGCAGGTCATCTTCCTCGGTGCGACCACGGCTGCGGCGGTGCAGTTCGTCAAGCAATACGGTGCCGCCGGTGGCCAGGCGACCATGTACGGCATGTCCATCATCGACACCGACACGCTGCTGAAGGCCCTGGGGCCGGATCGTGCCCGCGGCTACGCCTTCTCGGTGGTGCTGCCGCTGTCGAGCAAGACCGACCGTGAGGTGGTGCGCGAGTTCCAGCGCCTGCGCGAGACCGCGAACAACCCGGACCTGTCGGCCCGCTCGATGGAAGGCTTCATCGCGGCCAAGGCCCTGGTCAAGGCGATCGAGAAGGCGCCCCGCCTGAGCGCGGACGCCGTCAGCACTGCGCTGGACAGCGCCAGCGAGCTGGACGTGGGTGGCTACCGCCTCGACTTCACCAAGGCCGACCGCTCCGGCTCGCGCTATGTCGACTTCGCGATGATCGGCGACGGCGGCAAGATCGTGCAGTGA
- a CDS encoding gamma-glutamyl-gamma-aminobutyrate hydrolase family protein — translation MSQNTSQTRPLRIGISARLLYQVPPELGFRNKTLQYLEQSLSHWIMAHGAIAFMVPAVAEDSRRAARHLSVFDYVNELDGLVLQGGADVSPQSYGQEPIDPRWAGDPVRDRYELALLRAFIQQRKPVIGVCRGCQLLNVAFGGTLYQDVMTQYAGAHAHVDAELYDQLEHEVSFLPNSQLARLYPSESRLRVTSIHHQAVAKLGKQIEVEAVSSVDGVIEAIRWTGDGYARGVQWHPEFHLDRRALADSSPIILDFLNEARTAALARLRDRDCADQRMPRAPLNLPFEAPATDPAKEAPAAAKA, via the coding sequence ATGTCGCAAAACACGTCCCAGACCCGGCCCTTGCGCATCGGGATCTCAGCCCGCTTGCTGTACCAGGTGCCGCCCGAGCTGGGCTTTCGCAACAAGACGCTGCAGTACCTGGAGCAATCCTTGTCGCACTGGATCATGGCGCACGGCGCGATCGCCTTCATGGTGCCTGCGGTGGCGGAAGACAGCCGGCGGGCGGCGCGCCACCTGTCGGTGTTCGATTACGTGAACGAGCTCGACGGGCTGGTGCTGCAAGGCGGTGCCGACGTGTCGCCGCAGAGCTACGGGCAGGAGCCGATCGACCCACGCTGGGCCGGCGACCCGGTGCGTGACCGCTATGAGCTCGCGCTGCTGCGCGCCTTCATCCAGCAGCGCAAGCCGGTCATCGGCGTTTGCCGCGGCTGCCAGCTGTTGAACGTCGCTTTTGGCGGCACGCTTTACCAGGACGTGATGACGCAGTACGCCGGCGCGCACGCGCACGTCGATGCTGAGCTGTACGACCAGCTGGAGCACGAAGTCAGCTTCCTGCCCAACAGCCAGCTGGCCCGGCTCTATCCGAGCGAGTCGCGCCTGCGGGTCACCAGCATCCACCACCAGGCGGTGGCCAAGCTGGGCAAGCAGATCGAGGTGGAAGCGGTGTCCTCGGTGGACGGCGTGATCGAGGCCATTCGCTGGACCGGCGACGGCTATGCGCGTGGCGTGCAGTGGCACCCGGAGTTCCACCTCGACCGCCGGGCGCTGGCCGACAGCTCGCCCATCATCCTCGACTTCCTGAACGAGGCCCGCACCGCCGCGCTGGCCCGGCTGCGCGACCGCGACTGCGCCGACCAGCGCATGCCGCGCGCCCCGCTGAACCTGCCGTTCGAGGCGCCGGCCACCGATCCGGCCAAGGAAGCGCCGGCCGCTGCCAAGGCCTGA
- a CDS encoding NADP-dependent oxidoreductase, protein MSTSLPSPGSLSNRQVRLASRPVGTPTRDNWHFTDEAVAEPAAGGVVVQTLYLSLDPAMRGWMNEGKSYIPPVGIGEVMRAGGVGRVLASQQPDFPVGSLVTGSLGVQQYCSVPADQLRRSGLTRIDPRAGSLTQWLNVLGMPGMTAYFGLMDIGQPKAGETVVVSGAAGAVGQTVGQLAKIHGCRVVGIAGGPAKCEWVVKELGFDACIDYKAGPVKDGLKTHCPQGVDIYFDNVGGEILDTVLTRINRKARIIICGAISQYNNTEPVQGPKNYLSLLVNRARMEGMVVFDYADRYPQAVAELAGHLQSGRMSSREDVVSGGVDAFPDTLLKLFTGENFGKLVLKVADEA, encoded by the coding sequence ATGAGCACTTCCCTCCCCTCCCCCGGCAGCCTGAGCAACCGCCAGGTCCGCCTGGCATCGCGCCCCGTGGGCACGCCCACCCGGGACAACTGGCACTTCACCGACGAAGCGGTGGCTGAGCCGGCCGCTGGCGGCGTGGTGGTCCAGACGCTCTACCTCTCGCTCGATCCCGCCATGCGCGGCTGGATGAACGAAGGCAAGTCCTACATCCCGCCGGTGGGCATCGGCGAGGTGATGCGGGCCGGCGGCGTCGGGCGCGTGCTGGCGTCGCAGCAGCCCGACTTCCCGGTTGGCAGCCTGGTGACCGGCAGCCTGGGCGTGCAGCAGTACTGCAGCGTGCCGGCCGACCAGCTCAGGCGCTCGGGCCTGACCCGCATCGACCCCCGGGCAGGCAGCCTCACCCAGTGGCTGAACGTCCTTGGCATGCCGGGCATGACGGCCTACTTCGGCCTGATGGACATCGGCCAGCCGAAAGCTGGCGAGACCGTGGTGGTGTCCGGCGCCGCCGGCGCAGTGGGACAGACCGTGGGGCAGCTCGCCAAGATCCACGGCTGCCGGGTGGTGGGCATCGCCGGCGGCCCGGCCAAGTGCGAGTGGGTCGTCAAGGAGCTCGGCTTCGACGCCTGCATCGACTACAAGGCCGGCCCGGTCAAGGACGGGTTGAAGACGCACTGCCCGCAGGGCGTGGACATCTATTTCGACAACGTCGGCGGCGAGATCCTCGATACGGTGCTGACGCGCATCAACCGCAAGGCCCGCATCATCATTTGCGGCGCCATTTCGCAGTACAACAACACCGAGCCGGTGCAGGGCCCGAAGAACTACCTGTCGCTGCTGGTCAACCGGGCCCGCATGGAAGGCATGGTGGTGTTCGACTATGCCGACCGCTATCCCCAGGCCGTGGCCGAGCTGGCCGGCCACCTGCAGAGCGGGCGCATGAGTTCGCGCGAAGACGTGGTGAGCGGCGGCGTCGATGCCTTCCCCGACACGCTGCTGAAGCTGTTCACCGGCGAGAACTTCGGCAAGCTGGTGCTGAAAGTGGCCGACGAGGCCTGA
- a CDS encoding BON domain-containing protein encodes MKALTLASALAAAMALTACDRANEEDRNAAASGDPTVVAQTEQAGQNMEQRTENGMERAREAGSEVAQQARETGSDMADKAGAGLDKARETGSDMADRAGEAVADTAITASVNAELARDDKLSALRIDVDTSNGKVSLNGTAPSEADRERATQLASSVKGVTGVENNLTVKP; translated from the coding sequence ATGAAAGCACTGACTTTGGCAAGCGCCCTGGCCGCTGCCATGGCCCTGACGGCCTGCGACCGTGCCAATGAAGAGGACCGGAACGCGGCCGCTTCCGGCGATCCGACGGTGGTGGCCCAGACCGAGCAGGCGGGCCAGAACATGGAGCAGCGCACCGAGAACGGCATGGAGCGCGCCCGGGAAGCCGGCAGCGAAGTGGCCCAGCAGGCCCGCGAGACGGGCAGCGACATGGCCGACAAGGCCGGTGCAGGCCTCGACAAGGCCCGTGAGACCGGCAGCGATATGGCCGACCGCGCCGGCGAAGCGGTGGCCGACACCGCCATCACCGCGTCGGTGAACGCCGAACTGGCGCGCGATGACAAGCTGAGCGCCCTGCGCATCGATGTCGACACGAGCAATGGCAAGGTCAGCCTGAACGGCACCGCGCCCAGCGAGGCCGACCGTGAACGGGCCACGCAGCTCGCTTCGTCGGTGAAGGGCGTCACCGGCGTCGAGAACAACCTCACCGTCAAGCCCTGA
- a CDS encoding D-hexose-6-phosphate mutarotase: protein MSQASTPELIDIQGLPAVRLRARDGAQATVLLQGAQVLSWTPAGGPERLYVSEQSAYTEGQPVRGGVPVIFPQFEKRGPLQRHGFARNKPWTLLRSEVGRDDALAVLRLCDDEATRAAWPHAFALELTVAVGGGRLDLELEVEHTGPADAEPFSFMAALHTYLRVREVEEARLKGLRGLDFQDCTRPGSPLQPEPSAALAIGDETDRIYFGASQPLVLEEPHRGLVIESQQFPDVVVWNPWEAKCAAMADMPALGFRRMLCVEAAVIGEPVALQPGEQWWGRQSLVAD from the coding sequence ATGTCCCAAGCATCCACTCCCGAACTCATCGACATCCAGGGCCTGCCGGCGGTGCGGCTGCGGGCCCGTGACGGCGCCCAGGCGACCGTCCTGCTGCAAGGTGCGCAGGTGCTGTCCTGGACGCCGGCCGGCGGCCCGGAACGGCTGTACGTGTCCGAGCAGTCGGCCTACACCGAGGGCCAGCCGGTGCGCGGCGGCGTGCCGGTCATCTTTCCGCAGTTCGAGAAGCGGGGTCCGTTGCAGCGCCACGGCTTCGCTCGCAACAAGCCCTGGACGCTGCTGCGCAGCGAGGTCGGCCGTGATGATGCGCTGGCCGTGCTGCGGCTGTGCGACGACGAAGCCACGCGCGCCGCCTGGCCGCATGCCTTCGCGCTGGAGCTCACCGTGGCGGTGGGCGGTGGCCGGCTCGATCTCGAGCTGGAAGTCGAGCACACCGGCCCGGCCGACGCCGAGCCCTTCAGCTTCATGGCGGCGCTGCACACCTACCTGCGCGTGCGCGAGGTGGAAGAAGCGCGCCTGAAGGGCCTGCGCGGCCTCGACTTCCAGGATTGCACCCGGCCCGGTAGCCCGCTGCAGCCGGAGCCTTCGGCGGCCCTGGCCATTGGCGATGAAACCGACCGCATCTACTTCGGCGCAAGCCAGCCGCTGGTGCTCGAAGAGCCGCATCGCGGCCTGGTCATCGAGTCCCAGCAGTTCCCCGACGTGGTGGTCTGGAACCCGTGGGAGGCCAAGTGCGCTGCCATGGCCGACATGCCGGCGCTCGGCTTTCGCCGCATGCTGTGCGTCGAGGCGGCCGTGATCGGCGAGCCGGTGGCCCTGCAGCCCGGCGAGCAGTGGTGGGGCCGGCAGAGCCTGGTGGCCGACTGA
- a CDS encoding alkaline phosphatase D family protein: MKRRDFVNQGLWVGAAGFGLPGVLRAQQAPGAIVRDSERPQLPSGVASGDVTSDSAIVWARSDRPARMWIEWSTRESFADARRVRGPHLLEDSDHTGRIDLQGLPRGQEIHYRVLLQDLGNERVLSQPQAGRLRLAPVLPRDIRLVWSGDTAGQGWGINAEWGGMRLYEQMRRVQPDLFLHCGDTIYADGPIQPEVRLPDGRVWRNLVTPEVAKVAETLDEFRGRYRYNLLDQNVRRFASEVAQVWQWDDHEVTNNWSLSKDLSGDARYSEKRVPLLTARATRAFLDYAPLRRAGDIESERVYRRIPYGPLLDVFVIDMRSYRGPNTDNLQDHDGPDTVFLGKPQIAWLLDGLRRSRATWKVIASDMPLGLQVPDGQDASGRPRWEAVANAEDGPPRGRERELALLLREIRRARIENIVWLTADVHYTAAHYYDPAQARFSDFDPFWEFVSGPLHAGSFGPNAPDATFGLQVVYQKAAPVPNAPPSDGFQFFGQVDIDGRTRTMTVTLKDLAGEALYRKTLWPARG; encoded by the coding sequence ATGAAACGCAGGGACTTCGTGAACCAGGGCCTGTGGGTCGGTGCAGCGGGCTTCGGGTTGCCGGGCGTCCTCAGGGCGCAGCAGGCGCCGGGCGCCATCGTCAGGGACAGCGAGCGGCCCCAGCTGCCTTCGGGCGTGGCCAGCGGCGACGTCACCAGCGACAGCGCCATCGTGTGGGCGCGCAGCGACCGCCCGGCCCGCATGTGGATCGAGTGGTCGACCCGCGAGAGCTTTGCCGATGCCCGTCGGGTGCGCGGACCGCACCTGCTGGAGGACAGCGACCACACCGGCCGCATCGACTTGCAGGGCCTGCCGCGCGGCCAGGAGATCCACTATCGGGTGCTGCTGCAGGACCTGGGCAACGAGCGGGTGCTGTCGCAGCCGCAGGCCGGCCGCTTGCGGCTGGCACCGGTGCTGCCGCGCGACATCCGCCTGGTCTGGAGCGGCGATACCGCTGGCCAGGGCTGGGGCATCAATGCCGAATGGGGCGGCATGCGGCTGTACGAGCAGATGCGGCGGGTCCAGCCCGATCTCTTCCTGCATTGCGGCGACACCATCTATGCCGACGGCCCGATTCAGCCGGAGGTCCGCCTGCCGGACGGACGGGTGTGGCGCAACCTGGTCACGCCCGAGGTCGCCAAGGTGGCCGAGACGCTGGACGAGTTCCGCGGTCGCTACCGCTACAACCTGCTCGACCAGAACGTGCGTCGCTTCGCCAGCGAGGTGGCACAGGTGTGGCAGTGGGACGACCACGAGGTCACCAACAACTGGTCCTTGTCCAAGGACCTGTCAGGCGACGCCCGCTACAGCGAGAAGCGGGTGCCGCTGCTGACCGCGCGTGCCACGCGGGCCTTCCTCGACTACGCACCGCTGCGCCGGGCGGGCGACATCGAGAGCGAGCGGGTCTACCGCCGCATCCCCTACGGTCCGCTGCTGGATGTCTTTGTCATCGACATGCGCAGCTACCGTGGCCCCAACACCGACAACCTGCAGGACCACGACGGCCCGGACACCGTCTTCCTGGGCAAGCCGCAGATCGCCTGGCTGCTGGACGGGCTGCGCCGCTCGCGTGCCACCTGGAAGGTGATCGCCTCCGACATGCCGCTGGGCCTGCAGGTGCCCGATGGCCAGGATGCCAGCGGCCGCCCGCGCTGGGAGGCGGTGGCCAACGCAGAGGACGGGCCGCCCCGCGGGCGCGAGCGCGAGCTGGCCCTGCTGTTGCGCGAGATCCGGCGCGCCCGCATCGAGAACATCGTCTGGCTGACGGCCGACGTGCACTACACCGCCGCCCACTACTACGACCCGGCGCAGGCGCGCTTCAGTGACTTCGACCCCTTCTGGGAGTTTGTCTCCGGCCCCCTGCACGCCGGCAGCTTCGGCCCCAATGCGCCGGACGCCACCTTTGGCCTGCAGGTGGTCTATCAAAAGGCGGCGCCGGTGCCCAACGCACCGCCGTCGGACGGTTTCCAGTTCTTCGGCCAGGTGGACATCGACGGCCGCACCCGCACCATGACCGTCACCCTGAAAGACCTGGCCGGCGAGGCGCTGTACCGCAAGACCCTGTGGCCGGCGCGTGGCTGA
- the gorA gene encoding glutathione-disulfide reductase gives MASHPHDYDLLVIGGGSGGVRAARLAARRGCRVALAEGARLGGTCVNAGCIPKKLYTYAAHHGQAFDEARAFGWRFEAPVFDWAALRAQRATEVGRLNQVYGQLLQEAGVTLLPGWARLTGPHAAQVGHAAVTAERVLVATGGAPRLPALPGAELGITSNQLFDLEPFPRRLAIVGGGYIGCEFASIFTGLGAQVSLLHRGERLLEGFDDDLRAFVAQELLKKGVDLRLQARVSRLERDAGGALLLQQAGADPVAADAVLLATGRAPSTRGLGLEALGVALDERGAIAVNERFESSLPWLLAIGDVTGRRALTPVALMQAAALVDRLYGCDGRPPREWQDEEVPSAVFCDPPAASVGLTEAQARGRYPKVRIWRSEFRPLRHAVSGSPERALMKLVVDGTTDRVLGVHIVAPEAPEVIQGFAAALKAGVTKAQLDNTVAVHPSIAEELVLMRDEVCKGGSSVA, from the coding sequence ATGGCCTCGCATCCTCACGACTATGACCTGCTGGTGATCGGCGGCGGCAGCGGCGGCGTGCGCGCCGCGCGGCTGGCGGCGCGCCGGGGTTGCCGGGTGGCGCTGGCCGAGGGCGCGCGGCTGGGCGGTACCTGTGTCAACGCGGGCTGCATCCCGAAGAAGCTCTATACCTACGCGGCCCACCATGGGCAGGCTTTCGACGAGGCGCGGGCCTTTGGCTGGCGCTTCGAGGCACCGGTCTTCGATTGGGCGGCGCTGCGCGCGCAGCGGGCAACCGAGGTGGGGCGGCTCAACCAGGTCTATGGCCAGTTGCTGCAGGAGGCGGGCGTCACGCTGCTGCCGGGCTGGGCACGGCTCACCGGCCCGCATGCCGCGCAGGTCGGCCATGCCGCCGTCACGGCGGAGCGAGTGCTGGTGGCCACCGGCGGCGCACCGCGGCTGCCGGCGCTGCCGGGCGCCGAGCTGGGCATCACGTCCAACCAGCTGTTCGACCTGGAGCCGTTCCCGCGCCGGCTGGCCATCGTCGGCGGCGGCTACATCGGCTGCGAGTTCGCGTCCATCTTCACCGGCCTGGGGGCACAGGTGAGCCTGCTGCACCGCGGTGAGCGGCTGCTCGAGGGTTTCGACGACGACCTGCGCGCCTTCGTCGCCCAGGAGCTGCTCAAGAAGGGCGTGGACCTGCGCCTGCAGGCCCGCGTCTCGCGCCTCGAACGTGACGCGGGCGGCGCCTTGCTGCTGCAGCAGGCCGGTGCCGACCCGGTGGCGGCCGACGCGGTGCTGCTGGCCACCGGTCGTGCACCCAGCACGCGGGGCCTCGGCCTGGAGGCGCTGGGCGTCGCGCTGGACGAGCGGGGCGCCATCGCGGTGAACGAGCGCTTCGAGAGCTCGCTGCCCTGGCTGCTGGCCATCGGCGACGTGACCGGCCGGCGCGCGTTGACGCCGGTGGCGCTGATGCAGGCCGCCGCACTGGTCGACCGCCTCTATGGCTGCGACGGGCGCCCGCCGCGCGAATGGCAGGATGAGGAGGTGCCGAGCGCCGTGTTCTGCGACCCGCCGGCGGCCAGCGTCGGCCTGACCGAGGCCCAGGCGCGTGGGCGTTACCCCAAGGTGCGCATCTGGCGTTCGGAGTTCCGGCCGCTGCGCCATGCGGTCAGCGGCAGCCCGGAGCGGGCGTTGATGAAGCTGGTGGTGGACGGCACCACCGACCGCGTGCTGGGCGTGCACATCGTCGCGCCCGAGGCGCCGGAGGTCATCCAGGGCTTTGCGGCGGCGCTCAAGGCGGGCGTCACCAAGGCCCAGCTCGACAATACCGTCGCCGTGCACCCCAGCATTGCCGAGGAGCTGGTGCTCATGCGCGACGAGGTCTGCAAGGGCGGCAGCAGCGTGGCCTGA
- a CDS encoding oxidoreductase: MDTIRVGLIGYGYASKTFHAPLMAGVPGLALAAVSSSDPGKVRADWPDLPVESSAQALVDRPDVQLVVIATPNDTHFPLARAALLAGKHVVVDKPFTVTLQEARDLDELAQRQGRLLSVFHNRRWDSDFLTLKALLASGELGRVVHFESHFDRWRPQVRDRWREQAGRGGGLWNDLGPHLLDQALQLFGMPEGLSVDLASQRDGSQADDYFHARLRYASPHGGLQVILHASALVAAVGPRYVVHGTRGSYLKRGLDPQEDQLKAGARPRLEPLGDWGRDPQDGVLTLGEAEPAASRRHPTLPGNYLGYYAAVRDAVRGAAPNPVPAGEAMQVMALIEAGRRSAARRCEMPVNGH, translated from the coding sequence ATGGACACCATACGTGTTGGCCTGATCGGCTACGGCTATGCAAGCAAGACATTCCACGCCCCGCTGATGGCCGGGGTGCCTGGCCTGGCGCTGGCCGCCGTCAGCAGCAGCGACCCCGGGAAAGTGCGGGCCGACTGGCCCGACCTGCCGGTGGAGTCCTCGGCACAGGCCCTGGTCGACCGGCCGGACGTGCAGCTGGTGGTCATCGCCACGCCCAACGACACCCACTTTCCGCTGGCGCGCGCCGCGCTGCTCGCCGGCAAGCATGTGGTGGTCGACAAGCCCTTCACCGTGACGCTGCAGGAGGCCCGCGACCTCGACGAGCTGGCGCAGCGCCAGGGCCGGCTGCTGTCGGTGTTCCATAACCGCCGCTGGGATTCGGACTTCCTGACACTGAAGGCCTTGCTCGCCTCGGGCGAGCTGGGGCGGGTGGTGCACTTCGAATCGCACTTCGACCGCTGGCGCCCCCAGGTGCGCGACCGCTGGCGCGAGCAGGCCGGCCGCGGCGGCGGGCTGTGGAACGACCTGGGGCCGCACCTGCTGGACCAGGCCCTGCAGCTGTTCGGCATGCCCGAGGGGCTGAGCGTGGACCTGGCCAGCCAGCGCGACGGCTCCCAGGCCGACGACTACTTCCACGCCCGGCTGCGCTACGCCAGCCCGCACGGCGGCCTGCAGGTGATCCTGCATGCCAGCGCGCTGGTGGCGGCAGTTGGCCCCCGCTATGTCGTGCACGGCACGCGCGGCAGCTACCTGAAGCGTGGCCTCGACCCCCAGGAAGACCAGTTGAAGGCCGGCGCCCGCCCTCGCCTGGAGCCGCTCGGCGACTGGGGCCGCGATCCGCAAGACGGCGTGCTGACCCTCGGCGAGGCCGAGCCCGCCGCCTCGCGTCGTCACCCGACGCTGCCCGGCAACTACCTCGGCTACTACGCCGCAGTGCGCGACGCGGTGCGCGGAGCCGCCCCCAACCCGGTGCCGGCCGGGGAAGCCATGCAGGTGATGGCGCTGATCGAGGCGGGCCGCCGCAGCGCTGCGCGGCGCTGCGAAATGCCGGTGAACGGCCATTGA
- a CDS encoding DoxX family protein, which translates to MAFIEKFGPLMGRILLALMFVPSGFSKVTNFQGTVAYITSKGLPAPTLLAGATIALEIGAGLALLLGFKARWAALLLAAFALLAAFFFHNFWTVDEAQKMAQYISFYKNLAITGGLLFVAAYGAGPVSLDQRDTT; encoded by the coding sequence ATGGCCTTCATCGAAAAATTCGGCCCACTCATGGGCCGCATCCTGCTTGCGCTGATGTTCGTGCCTTCCGGCTTCAGCAAGGTGACCAACTTCCAGGGCACCGTCGCCTACATCACCTCCAAGGGCCTGCCGGCGCCCACGCTGCTGGCTGGCGCCACCATCGCGCTGGAGATCGGCGCCGGGCTGGCCTTGCTGCTGGGTTTCAAGGCTCGTTGGGCGGCGCTGCTGCTGGCCGCCTTCGCCTTGCTGGCGGCCTTCTTCTTCCACAACTTCTGGACGGTGGACGAAGCGCAGAAAATGGCCCAATACATCAGCTTCTACAAAAACCTCGCCATCACCGGCGGCCTGCTCTTCGTGGCGGCCTACGGTGCCGGCCCCGTCTCGCTGGACCAGCGCGACACGACGTGA
- a CDS encoding ion transporter, with translation MPDLRPHTSTDPFSLSSTSDEDFGKPPSGWRLRLYRVIFEADTPAGRRFDLFLIGAILLSVLVVTLDSVQGLHQRHRTAFNVLEWFFTLLFTAEYVGRLLCVQRPLRYVLSFFGIVDLLAILPAYLSALVPELHLLMDVRILRLLRIFRIFKLSQYAQEYRLLVRALANSRRKILVFLGFVLMVVLVLGTLMYLVEGPAHGFKDIPTSVYWAITTLTTVGFGDLTPKTDTGRLIASLMMLLGWGTLAVPTGIVTSEMTSIRLRPVRVRVCPACSTMEESAEANFCRHCGSRLAP, from the coding sequence ATGCCTGACCTCCGGCCCCACACCTCCACCGACCCGTTCTCGCTGTCCTCCACCTCGGATGAGGACTTCGGCAAGCCGCCCAGCGGCTGGCGGCTGCGCCTCTATCGCGTCATCTTCGAGGCCGACACGCCAGCCGGCCGGCGCTTCGACCTGTTCCTGATCGGCGCCATCCTGCTCAGCGTGCTGGTGGTCACGCTCGACAGCGTGCAGGGCCTGCACCAGCGGCATCGCACCGCCTTCAACGTGCTGGAGTGGTTCTTCACCCTGCTCTTCACTGCCGAGTATGTCGGGCGGCTGCTGTGCGTGCAGCGGCCGCTGCGATATGTGCTGAGCTTCTTCGGCATCGTGGACCTGCTGGCCATCCTGCCGGCCTACCTCTCGGCGCTGGTGCCGGAGCTGCACCTGCTGATGGACGTGCGCATCCTGCGCCTGCTGCGCATCTTCCGCATCTTCAAGCTGAGCCAGTACGCCCAGGAATATCGCCTGCTGGTGCGCGCGCTGGCCAACAGCCGGCGCAAGATCCTGGTCTTCCTCGGCTTCGTGCTGATGGTGGTGCTCGTGCTGGGCACGCTGATGTACCTGGTGGAGGGGCCGGCACACGGCTTCAAGGACATCCCGACCTCGGTCTACTGGGCCATCACCACCTTGACGACGGTGGGCTTCGGCGACCTCACCCCCAAGACCGATACCGGCCGGCTCATCGCGTCGCTGATGATGCTGCTGGGCTGGGGCACGCTGGCCGTACCCACCGGCATCGTGACGTCCGAGATGACCTCGATCCGCCTGCGGCCGGTGCGGGTGCGGGTGTGCCCGGCCTGCAGCACGATGGAGGAATCGGCCGAGGCGAACTTCTGCCGGCATTGCGGCAGCCGGCTGGCGCCCTGA
- a CDS encoding acyl-CoA thioesterase: MTAPHTFSQLLARRSRSAGTVSFPVTDDWLQGRTTFGGFIAACAVQAMRDVAGADWPAQVQLTALQTSFVGPVGLGMMDVAVQVLREGRHLRQVQAHVSQAGQTAAVLLAVFGAGRETVVPHHAPVQPTLSITPADARPLPFVPGVTPNFTQHLDFRWAEGHLPYSGQPGWQVKVHARLRDDSLDEELLTVLLADAAPPAVLGQLATPAPSSSVSWALELAPLTRTAAPGAWWRIDKDTRAAAAGHVNDGTTLWTPSGQLAAFGHQVVAVYA; the protein is encoded by the coding sequence ATGACTGCTCCACACACTTTTTCGCAACTGCTCGCCAGGCGCAGCCGCAGCGCCGGCACGGTCAGCTTTCCCGTCACCGACGACTGGCTGCAAGGCCGCACCACCTTTGGCGGCTTCATTGCCGCCTGTGCGGTCCAGGCCATGCGCGACGTGGCCGGCGCCGACTGGCCGGCGCAGGTACAGCTGACCGCGCTGCAAACCAGCTTCGTCGGCCCGGTGGGCCTCGGCATGATGGATGTGGCGGTGCAGGTGCTGCGCGAAGGCCGCCACCTGCGCCAGGTGCAGGCGCACGTCAGCCAGGCCGGCCAGACCGCCGCGGTGCTGCTGGCCGTCTTCGGCGCCGGCCGCGAGACGGTCGTGCCGCACCATGCACCGGTGCAGCCGACGCTGTCCATCACGCCTGCCGATGCACGGCCCCTGCCGTTCGTGCCGGGCGTGACGCCCAATTTCACGCAGCACCTCGACTTCCGCTGGGCCGAGGGCCACCTGCCCTACAGCGGCCAGCCCGGCTGGCAGGTGAAGGTGCATGCGCGCCTGCGTGACGACTCGCTGGACGAGGAGTTGCTGACCGTGCTGCTGGCCGATGCCGCCCCACCCGCCGTGCTGGGCCAGCTGGCGACGCCCGCGCCCAGCAGCTCGGTCTCCTGGGCGCTGGAGCTTGCACCGCTCACCCGCACGGCGGCCCCCGGTGCCTGGTGGCGCATCGACAAGGACACCCGGGCGGCCGCTGCCGGCCATGTCAACGACGGTACCACCCTGTGGACGCCCTCCGGCCAGCTGGCGGCGTTTGGTCACCAGGTGGTGGCGGTCTACGCCTGA